The following proteins are co-located in the Micromonospora coriariae genome:
- a CDS encoding AI-2E family transporter, translated as MSAGKPRRMSNADTRVTARRTLIVIGLVLATVFALAFVYATRRVLVWAVVAAFFAVALKPLVDRLQRLWVRRRALATLLVFLAAFVVVAVLATVILAPLLNELGRFAERAPDLLRDARAGRGPLGQLLERFGVRRYVSEHSEQLRTFGTRLRQPAVGVLRGVVETVAGLVTVIVLAYLMVLEAPRITGRVLAAAGDGQRERLRRVGREVSRTVTGYLTGNLVISVICGALTFVVLALTGVPFAAVIALLVAVADLIPLVGATLGAVIAAGAGFLHSPTAGVVVLVFFVVYQQVENHLLQPLILARAVRLNPLTVLVSVLLAAELAGLLGALLAIPAAGIVQTLLREYGPARLRPDPPAGPADPRRRPAGPAHQG; from the coding sequence GTGAGCGCCGGGAAGCCGCGCCGGATGAGCAACGCCGACACGCGGGTGACCGCTCGCCGGACCCTGATCGTGATCGGTCTGGTGCTGGCGACCGTGTTCGCGCTGGCCTTCGTGTACGCGACCCGCCGGGTGCTGGTCTGGGCCGTGGTGGCCGCCTTCTTCGCCGTCGCGCTCAAGCCACTGGTGGACCGGCTCCAACGGCTGTGGGTGCGGCGACGCGCGTTGGCCACGCTGCTCGTGTTCCTCGCCGCGTTCGTGGTGGTGGCGGTCCTGGCCACGGTCATCCTGGCGCCACTGCTGAACGAGCTGGGGCGGTTCGCCGAACGGGCGCCGGACCTGCTGCGCGACGCTCGCGCCGGCCGCGGCCCGCTGGGGCAACTGCTGGAGCGCTTCGGCGTTCGACGGTACGTGTCCGAGCACTCCGAGCAGCTGCGCACCTTCGGCACCCGGCTGCGTCAACCTGCCGTCGGCGTGCTGCGCGGCGTCGTGGAGACGGTCGCCGGGCTGGTCACGGTCATCGTGCTGGCGTACCTCATGGTGCTGGAGGCGCCGCGGATCACCGGTCGCGTGCTCGCGGCGGCCGGGGACGGCCAGCGCGAGCGGTTGCGCCGGGTGGGCCGCGAGGTGTCGCGCACCGTGACCGGCTACCTCACCGGCAACCTGGTGATCAGCGTGATCTGCGGGGCGTTGACCTTCGTGGTGCTGGCGCTCACCGGTGTGCCGTTCGCCGCCGTGATCGCCCTGCTGGTGGCGGTGGCGGACCTGATCCCGCTGGTCGGGGCGACGCTGGGAGCGGTGATCGCGGCCGGAGCGGGGTTCCTGCACTCCCCCACCGCCGGCGTCGTGGTGCTGGTCTTCTTCGTTGTCTACCAGCAGGTGGAGAACCACCTTCTGCAACCACTCATCCTGGCCCGCGCGGTCCGGCTGAACCCGCTGACCGTCCTGGTCAGCGTGCTGCTCGCGGCGGAGCTGGCCGGCCTGCTCGGCGCGCTGCTGGCCATTCCCGCCGCCGGCATCGTCCAGACCCTGCTGCGCGAGTACGGCCCGGCCCGGCTGCGTCCCGACCCGCCGGCCGGTCCCGCCGACCCGCGACGCCGACCGGCCGGTCCCGCCCACCAGGGCTGA
- a CDS encoding STAS domain-containing protein — MTFSVRHAGRDGDGYCLRLAGELDLSTAPELAAAIDRLADAGESRVLLDLTDLTFCDSTGMAVFVRGDNRAAAEGGWLRLTGATGRVERVLRVTGLADVLHYQPDAVDPAAHSAP; from the coding sequence GTGACGTTCAGCGTCAGGCACGCCGGGCGCGACGGCGATGGCTACTGCCTGAGGCTCGCCGGTGAGCTTGATCTGAGCACCGCGCCCGAGCTGGCCGCCGCGATCGACCGGCTTGCCGACGCGGGCGAGAGCCGCGTCCTGCTCGACCTCACCGATCTCACCTTCTGCGACTCCACCGGCATGGCCGTGTTCGTGCGGGGGGACAACCGGGCCGCCGCCGAGGGCGGCTGGTTGCGGCTCACCGGCGCCACCGGGCGGGTCGAGCGGGTGTTGCGGGTCACCGGCCTCGCCGACGTGTTGCACTACCAACCGGACGCCGTCGACCCGGCGGCCCACAGCGCCCCCTGA
- a CDS encoding spermidine synthase, whose translation MNRAADRLELAADPVRRTGRMLLSGGVEQSYVDVDDPRHLHFEYVRRIASAVELAAPAGDPLSVLHLGGGALTLPRWLAATRPGSPQRVIERDPAVVELVARELPPLPPEVEVQIADAREAVAASPAGRYDLVIADIYRAARMPPHVRTVEFAAEVARTLRPDGLYLVNVTDLPPLVGTRVQVATLRAVFGDVCVLGDRRMLRGRRYGNLVLAATPRPGGLPVGRLAVAALRDPVPGGLLHAAALDGFVAGARPVTDADSIDQK comes from the coding sequence ATGAACCGCGCCGCCGACCGGCTGGAACTGGCCGCCGATCCGGTCCGCCGGACCGGGCGGATGCTGCTCTCCGGCGGCGTCGAGCAGTCGTACGTGGACGTCGACGATCCCCGGCACCTGCACTTCGAGTACGTCCGGCGGATCGCCTCAGCGGTGGAGCTGGCGGCCCCGGCGGGCGACCCGCTGAGCGTGCTGCACCTGGGCGGCGGCGCGTTGACGCTGCCCCGTTGGCTGGCCGCGACCCGGCCCGGCTCCCCGCAGCGGGTCATCGAGCGGGACCCGGCGGTGGTCGAGCTGGTCGCCCGGGAGCTGCCGCCGCTGCCGCCCGAGGTGGAGGTGCAGATCGCCGACGCCCGGGAGGCCGTCGCCGCCAGCCCGGCCGGCCGGTACGACCTGGTGATCGCCGACATCTACCGGGCGGCGCGGATGCCACCACACGTACGCACCGTGGAGTTCGCCGCCGAGGTGGCCCGCACCCTGCGCCCGGATGGGTTGTACCTGGTCAACGTCACGGACCTGCCGCCACTGGTCGGCACCCGGGTGCAGGTGGCGACGCTGCGGGCGGTCTTCGGCGACGTGTGCGTGCTCGGCGACCGGCGGATGCTGCGCGGCCGGCGCTACGGCAACCTGGTGCTCGCCGCCACGCCCCGCCCCGGCGGGCTGCCGGTCGGCCGGCTGGCGGTGGCCGCCCTGCGCGACCCGGTGCCCGGCGGGCTGCTGCACGCCGCCGCGCTGGACGGCTTCGTCGCCGGCGCCCGACCGGTCACGGACGCCGACAGCATCGACCAGAAATGA
- a CDS encoding cobalamin B12-binding domain-containing protein, translated as MTGPSTAADLTDVYPGYLDCLADADEYAAIDLALGLLDAGLPAERVLLDLVAPAQSEVGERWARNEWSVAQEHAATHISERVVAAVAAHANPRPTGGRVVVACMDGEWHALPPRLVAEVLRLRGWQVTFLGASVPAAHLVSYLHQHDAHAVALACALPVRLPHAHRMIEACRRSDVPVVVGGRGFGADGRWTRRLGAPWAADAPAAAELIADERALRRVPPAQLSHLADDEYASLVRRRGELIDSALADLRERVPATRAYTAAQLDSTVSDLGHIIDFLAAALYVDDASLFTEFVQWLVGILTSRGVPAAAVDLPLEHYAAALRDFPRAVRALTLGRAVLPVVGGSTAP; from the coding sequence GTGACCGGGCCGTCCACCGCAGCCGACCTGACCGACGTCTACCCCGGCTATCTGGACTGCCTCGCCGACGCCGACGAGTACGCCGCGATCGACCTGGCGCTCGGCCTGCTCGACGCGGGCCTGCCGGCCGAGCGGGTGCTGCTCGACCTGGTCGCGCCCGCCCAGTCGGAGGTGGGCGAGCGGTGGGCGCGCAACGAGTGGAGCGTCGCCCAGGAGCACGCCGCCACCCACATCAGCGAGCGGGTGGTGGCGGCGGTCGCCGCGCACGCCAACCCGCGTCCGACCGGCGGGCGGGTCGTCGTGGCCTGCATGGATGGTGAGTGGCACGCGCTGCCGCCCCGGCTGGTGGCCGAGGTGCTGCGGCTGCGTGGGTGGCAGGTGACCTTTCTGGGCGCGAGCGTCCCGGCGGCGCACCTGGTGTCGTACCTGCACCAGCACGACGCGCACGCGGTGGCGCTGGCCTGCGCGCTGCCGGTACGGCTGCCGCACGCGCACCGCATGATCGAGGCGTGCCGCCGTTCGGACGTGCCGGTGGTGGTCGGCGGGCGCGGGTTCGGTGCGGACGGGCGGTGGACCCGTCGGCTGGGCGCCCCCTGGGCGGCGGACGCGCCGGCGGCGGCGGAGCTGATCGCCGACGAGCGGGCGCTGCGTCGGGTGCCACCGGCACAGCTGTCGCACCTGGCCGACGACGAGTACGCCAGCCTGGTCCGGCGCCGGGGTGAGCTGATCGACAGCGCGCTGGCCGACCTGCGCGAGCGGGTGCCGGCGACGCGGGCGTACACGGCCGCCCAGCTCGACTCGACCGTGAGCGACCTGGGCCACATCATCGACTTCCTGGCCGCGGCGCTCTACGTCGACGACGCCTCGCTGTTCACCGAGTTCGTCCAGTGGCTGGTGGGGATCCTGACCAGCCGTGGGGTGCCCGCCGCGGCGGTGGACCTGCCCCTGGAGCACTACGCCGCCGCGCTGCGCGACTTCCCCCGGGCGGTGCGCGCGCTGACCCTGGGCCGGGCCGTGCTGCCCGTCGTCGGGGGCAGTACCGCCCCCTGA
- a CDS encoding response regulator, with protein MGADSPHPVRILVVDDDPGDVLMIEEALADSDVDKVIDVVSDGEEAMEFLRAEGRHLNARRPDVILLDLNMPRMDGRQVLGAVKQDEDLRTIPIVVLTTSNADTDIVGSYTLQANAYVTKPIDLDDFNEVVRRIDEFFGRVVVLPKRA; from the coding sequence ATGGGCGCAGACAGCCCGCATCCGGTACGCATCCTGGTGGTGGACGACGACCCGGGCGACGTGCTGATGATCGAGGAAGCCTTGGCGGACTCCGATGTGGACAAGGTCATCGACGTGGTGAGCGACGGCGAGGAGGCGATGGAGTTCCTCCGCGCCGAGGGGCGGCACCTGAATGCCCGCCGGCCGGACGTCATCCTGCTGGACCTGAACATGCCCCGGATGGACGGGCGGCAGGTGCTCGGCGCGGTGAAGCAGGACGAGGACCTGCGGACCATCCCCATCGTGGTGCTGACCACGTCGAACGCGGACACCGACATCGTGGGCAGCTACACGCTGCAGGCCAACGCGTACGTCACCAAGCCGATCGACCTGGACGACTTCAACGAGGTGGTGCGCCGCATCGACGAGTTCTTCGGCCGGGTGGTCGTGCTGCCGAAGCGCGCCTGA
- a CDS encoding PP2C family protein-serine/threonine phosphatase: MTAADVRDWDPGDGRISTPSTTRAPAWSADAPARPGGALPPLAPDRGQVPPDWSEVVEHFREGLVVCDADGVVRHISPVAERLLPEVVPGELLAAAGVPALSDGSPGGFTHRGRRLTARCVPLSGARCCWYVEDVTESASRADALLAERARSAFLAVVGDKLGNPLHPDRAAAAVVRLAVPSLAEVAVLVLAPRSGRARWWRASRADDEAPMVDSGVLAGGDLPTAIADGLTGAEPHAVDWLVEQAVDAGWLPGLPGADSAARVVPLPGGDTPAGVLLVARRATRPYDDGDVELIRAFAARAGAALTTALLYRDQAEVADTLQASLLPVEPAETAGVQWGTAYRPAQAGLRIGGDFYGSHRLADGGSLFFLGDVSGKGVEAAVFTGQLRQCLQALHRVESHPGRLLRLLNDALLETTQAHGQGRFATIVLGVARLEREGGLTLTMAGGGHLPPLVLRASGEVETVPLRGMLIGVVPDPRVGEVTVRLAPGETCLLYSDGVTEARGGRRGDEQFGPERLVTAVTGCQRMPAPALAERVEQVTCDWLAHGDHDDIAVLALRAVSPNGRPSRHLHAVPTPTRADQQRET, from the coding sequence GTGACTGCTGCCGACGTCAGGGACTGGGACCCGGGCGACGGACGGATCTCCACGCCGAGTACCACACGGGCGCCGGCGTGGTCCGCCGACGCCCCGGCCCGGCCCGGGGGCGCCCTGCCGCCGCTGGCCCCCGACCGCGGTCAGGTCCCGCCCGACTGGTCCGAGGTCGTCGAGCACTTCCGCGAGGGTCTGGTCGTCTGCGACGCGGACGGCGTCGTGCGGCACATCAGCCCGGTGGCCGAGCGGTTGCTGCCCGAGGTGGTGCCCGGTGAGCTGCTCGCCGCGGCCGGCGTGCCCGCGTTGAGCGACGGGAGCCCGGGCGGCTTCACCCATCGTGGACGCCGGCTCACCGCGCGCTGCGTGCCCTTGTCCGGCGCCCGCTGCTGCTGGTATGTCGAGGACGTCACCGAGAGCGCCAGCCGCGCCGACGCGCTCCTCGCCGAGCGGGCCCGCTCGGCTTTCCTGGCCGTGGTGGGCGACAAGCTGGGCAACCCGCTGCACCCCGACCGCGCCGCCGCGGCGGTCGTCCGGCTCGCCGTGCCGTCCCTGGCCGAGGTGGCCGTCCTGGTGCTCGCCCCGCGCTCGGGGAGGGCCCGCTGGTGGCGGGCCTCACGGGCGGACGACGAGGCGCCGATGGTGGACAGCGGCGTGCTGGCCGGCGGCGACCTGCCGACGGCCATCGCCGACGGGCTGACCGGGGCGGAGCCGCACGCGGTGGACTGGCTGGTGGAGCAGGCGGTCGACGCGGGCTGGCTGCCCGGCCTGCCCGGTGCCGACAGCGCCGCTCGGGTCGTCCCGCTGCCGGGCGGAGACACCCCGGCGGGGGTGCTGCTGGTCGCCCGCCGTGCCACCCGCCCGTACGACGACGGCGACGTGGAGCTGATCCGCGCCTTCGCGGCCCGGGCCGGGGCGGCGTTGACCACCGCGCTGCTCTACCGCGACCAGGCGGAGGTGGCCGACACCCTCCAGGCCAGCCTGCTGCCCGTGGAGCCGGCCGAGACCGCCGGCGTGCAGTGGGGCACCGCGTACCGGCCGGCGCAGGCGGGGTTGCGGATCGGCGGCGACTTCTACGGCTCGCATCGGCTCGCCGACGGAGGCTCGTTGTTCTTCCTCGGTGACGTCTCGGGCAAGGGCGTCGAGGCGGCGGTCTTCACCGGCCAGCTGCGCCAGTGCCTGCAGGCCCTGCACCGGGTGGAATCGCACCCCGGGCGGCTGCTGCGGCTGCTCAACGACGCGCTGCTGGAGACGACCCAGGCGCACGGCCAGGGCCGCTTCGCCACCATCGTGCTCGGCGTCGCCAGGCTGGAGCGCGAGGGCGGTCTCACCCTCACCATGGCCGGCGGCGGGCACCTGCCGCCGCTGGTGCTGCGCGCCTCCGGCGAGGTGGAGACCGTCCCGCTGCGCGGCATGCTCATCGGCGTGGTGCCCGACCCACGCGTCGGTGAGGTGACCGTGCGACTGGCCCCGGGCGAGACATGCCTGCTCTACAGCGACGGGGTGACCGAGGCCCGTGGTGGCCGTCGTGGCGACGAGCAGTTCGGCCCGGAGCGGCTCGTCACCGCGGTGACCGGCTGCCAGCGGATGCCGGCACCCGCCCTGGCCGAGCGGGTCGAGCAGGTCACCTGCGACTGGCTGGCGCACGGCGACCACGACGACATCGCGGTGCTGGCGCTGCGCGCGGTCAGCCCGAACGGGCGACCGTCACGGCACCTGCACGCCGTTCCCACACCGACCAGGGCCGACCAGCAGAGGGAGACGTGA
- a CDS encoding DUF2267 domain-containing protein, with translation MRKQMEGDNQRRRALARQAREQGRQPSEFGASLSASKQITSLDQGRRAGPGPAGRHKPDSTRGGPAPPQLGTPDNPRPQSPTPESAGTSSMGYNELVEDVRRRAGVDFKTAKVGTEATVLVLAFALEAAERQRLLTAVPSSLHDVLPVDGVERHRDLPGFLAEVGRISGRTPEQARYQAEATLAALAAQDGDLVESLHVPDGLRDLLNPPEAGGGLVGASTTTPTLDAAELRAALDDLPYWAGDSDALYRVVALPPDNLDRVLDRLDRLRQETGRAPSIGRPGDTAAVLTVRTNQADGVTALDVDLAHRIDDAIDEVGAGMAAG, from the coding sequence ATGCGTAAGCAGATGGAGGGCGACAACCAGCGGCGCCGGGCACTGGCCCGGCAGGCCCGCGAACAGGGTCGCCAGCCCAGCGAGTTCGGCGCCAGCCTCAGCGCCTCCAAGCAGATCACCAGCCTCGATCAGGGCAGGCGGGCCGGACCGGGGCCGGCCGGACGCCACAAACCGGACAGCACGCGCGGCGGACCGGCGCCGCCGCAGCTCGGCACGCCGGACAATCCCAGGCCGCAGTCCCCGACGCCGGAGTCGGCGGGGACCAGCAGCATGGGCTACAACGAGCTGGTCGAGGACGTCCGGCGCCGGGCCGGCGTCGACTTCAAGACGGCCAAGGTGGGCACCGAGGCGACAGTGCTGGTCCTCGCCTTCGCGCTGGAGGCGGCGGAGCGGCAGCGGCTGCTCACGGCGGTACCGTCGTCGTTGCACGATGTGCTGCCCGTCGACGGCGTCGAGCGGCACCGCGACCTGCCCGGCTTCCTGGCCGAGGTGGGCCGGATCAGCGGCCGCACCCCGGAACAGGCCCGATACCAGGCGGAGGCGACGCTCGCCGCGCTCGCCGCGCAGGACGGCGACCTGGTCGAGTCGCTGCACGTACCCGACGGCCTGCGGGACCTGTTGAACCCGCCGGAGGCCGGTGGTGGTCTCGTCGGCGCCTCCACCACCACACCCACCCTGGACGCGGCCGAGCTGCGCGCGGCGCTGGACGACCTGCCGTACTGGGCCGGCGACAGTGACGCCCTGTACCGGGTGGTCGCGCTGCCGCCGGACAACCTGGACCGGGTGCTGGACCGGCTCGACCGGCTGCGCCAGGAGACCGGACGCGCCCCGAGCATCGGGCGCCCCGGAGACACGGCCGCCGTGCTGACCGTGCGGACCAACCAGGCGGACGGGGTGACCGCGCTCGACGTGGACCTCGCCCACCGGATCGACGACGCGATCGACGAGGTGGGTGCCGGGATGGCCGCCGGCTGA
- a CDS encoding ATP synthase subunit B family protein yields the protein MRFSVVETGYDQRQVDSCLDELGIRLSRLAARAEGAAGTARVWDEIREEATWLSGLLQRLDLGDAANTRRAGDGVRREAAEILAQARIELDEAREEARQVRERAYAEAMQARRDFEAALDARRRREARVDEILDGLTAEPVPTDTPTAAAGTGVPATRVAAGGRDVGMEPPAGRDGAHSR from the coding sequence ATGAGGTTCTCCGTCGTTGAGACCGGTTACGACCAGCGGCAGGTGGACTCCTGCCTGGATGAGCTGGGGATCCGGTTGTCCCGGCTCGCGGCGCGGGCGGAGGGCGCCGCCGGGACCGCCCGGGTCTGGGACGAGATCCGCGAGGAGGCGACCTGGCTCAGCGGGCTGCTCCAGCGGCTGGATCTGGGCGACGCCGCGAACACCCGGCGCGCTGGCGACGGGGTGCGGCGGGAGGCGGCCGAGATCCTGGCCCAGGCCCGGATCGAGCTGGACGAGGCCCGCGAGGAGGCCCGGCAGGTACGCGAGCGGGCGTACGCGGAGGCCATGCAGGCCCGGCGCGACTTCGAGGCGGCGCTGGACGCCCGACGGCGACGCGAGGCGCGGGTGGACGAGATTCTCGACGGCCTGACCGCCGAGCCGGTACCCACCGACACCCCGACCGCGGCGGCGGGCACGGGCGTACCGGCGACGCGGGTGGCCGCCGGCGGTCGGGACGTGGGCATGGAGCCGCCGGCCGGGCGGGACGGCGCGCACAGCCGCTGA
- a CDS encoding STAS domain-containing protein, producing MSRQQLTIEVTRLDGGQVRLRLAGELDYDSAPDLIAAADELRGDDHQPLMVDLTGVSLCDSSGLSALLVVHRAAGAIRLTGGSPQLQRMLDRTGLAELLAVEHADGDLRAIG from the coding sequence ATGTCCCGGCAGCAGTTGACCATCGAGGTGACCCGGCTCGATGGCGGGCAGGTCCGGCTGCGGCTGGCCGGCGAGCTCGACTACGACAGCGCGCCCGACCTGATCGCGGCGGCGGACGAGCTGCGCGGCGACGACCACCAGCCCTTGATGGTCGACCTGACCGGCGTGAGCCTCTGTGACTCGTCCGGGCTCAGCGCCCTGCTCGTGGTGCACCGCGCCGCCGGGGCGATCCGGCTGACCGGTGGCAGCCCGCAGCTCCAGCGGATGCTGGACCGCACCGGGCTGGCTGAGCTGCTGGCAGTGGAGCACGCCGACGGCGACCTGCGCGCCATCGGCTGA